The Exiguobacterium acetylicum genome includes a window with the following:
- the pnp gene encoding polyribonucleotide nucleotidyltransferase has translation MSQTKQTFSTELGGRPLTIEIGQLAKQANGAALIRYGDTAVLATVVASKQPKDLDFFPLTVNYEEKLYAAGKIPGGFLKREGRPGESAILTSRLIDRPIRPLFPDGFRHDVQVATTVLSSDADNSPEVAAMIGASIALSISDIPFDGPIAGVTIGRVDGEFVVNPTSAQMEVSDIDLQVAGTKHAVNMVEAGAKEVSEQAMLEAILLGHDVIKEMIAFQEEIVAQVGKEKFEYTVSSFDETIVNRLKAEALAEVTQAVQVEEKQARDIAINEVIAKYIELYAADESVTAEQLAEVSGVLNKFVKDEVRRLITEDKVRPDGRGLAEIRPLDSEVGLLPRAHGSGLFTRGQTQVLSVATLGVAGDAQIIDGLGLKEEKRFMHHYNFPPFSVGEARPMRAPGRREIGHGALGERALLPVLPNEVDFPYTIRLVSEVLESNGSSSQASICGSILAMMDAGVPLKAPVAGIAMGLIMEGDNYSILTDIQGMEDHLGDMDFKVAGTHEGVTALQMDMKIGGITRQILEEALEQARLGRLHILEHMQTVIAEPRVELSQYAPKIVTLKINPDKIRDVIGPGGKVINGIIDETGVKIDIDQDGTVFIASTDQAGIDRARQLVEDIVREVVIGEEFDGTVRRVEKFGAFVELFKGKDALVHISELALNRVGQTEDVVKLGDKLKVRVTEIDDKGRVNASHKVLLVEGLSEEDRAAYEEKKKTERENRPPRRDQGSRPPRDGQRPPRRN, from the coding sequence ATGTCACAAACAAAACAGACGTTTTCGACCGAACTCGGTGGACGTCCATTAACGATTGAAATCGGTCAATTAGCAAAACAGGCGAACGGAGCAGCATTGATTCGTTACGGCGATACAGCCGTTCTTGCTACGGTCGTTGCATCAAAACAACCGAAGGACTTAGATTTCTTCCCATTAACAGTGAACTATGAAGAAAAACTATATGCGGCAGGGAAAATCCCAGGTGGATTCCTTAAACGTGAAGGACGTCCAGGAGAGAGTGCAATTCTGACTTCGCGTCTGATTGACCGTCCGATCCGTCCATTATTCCCAGACGGTTTCCGTCACGATGTACAAGTGGCGACAACGGTTCTTTCGTCAGATGCTGACAATTCACCAGAAGTTGCAGCGATGATCGGTGCTTCGATTGCGCTTTCGATTTCAGATATTCCATTCGACGGTCCAATCGCAGGTGTTACGATCGGTCGCGTCGACGGAGAATTCGTCGTGAACCCGACTTCAGCACAAATGGAAGTTAGCGACATCGATCTCCAAGTTGCCGGAACAAAACATGCCGTCAACATGGTTGAAGCAGGTGCGAAGGAAGTATCGGAACAAGCGATGCTTGAAGCGATCTTACTTGGACACGATGTCATCAAGGAAATGATTGCTTTCCAAGAAGAAATCGTTGCCCAAGTCGGTAAAGAGAAATTTGAATATACGGTATCAAGCTTCGATGAGACAATCGTCAATCGCCTGAAAGCAGAAGCATTGGCAGAAGTCACACAAGCGGTTCAAGTCGAAGAAAAACAAGCGCGTGACATCGCCATCAATGAAGTCATCGCAAAATACATCGAGTTGTATGCAGCTGACGAGTCAGTCACGGCAGAACAACTGGCAGAAGTATCAGGCGTTCTCAACAAGTTCGTCAAAGATGAAGTCCGTCGTCTCATCACAGAAGACAAAGTGCGTCCAGATGGACGTGGTCTTGCTGAGATTCGTCCACTCGATTCAGAAGTCGGTCTCTTACCACGTGCACATGGTTCAGGTTTGTTCACACGCGGTCAGACACAGGTCTTGTCTGTTGCGACACTTGGTGTTGCAGGTGATGCTCAAATCATCGATGGACTTGGTCTCAAAGAAGAGAAACGCTTCATGCACCACTATAACTTCCCGCCATTCTCAGTCGGGGAAGCACGTCCGATGCGTGCACCAGGTCGTCGTGAAATCGGTCACGGTGCACTCGGAGAACGCGCACTCTTACCAGTTCTTCCGAATGAAGTCGATTTCCCGTATACGATTCGTCTTGTATCAGAAGTTCTTGAGTCGAACGGTTCTTCATCACAGGCTTCAATCTGTGGTTCGATTCTTGCCATGATGGATGCGGGTGTTCCACTCAAAGCACCTGTTGCTGGTATTGCGATGGGCTTGATCATGGAAGGCGACAATTATTCGATCTTGACAGATATCCAAGGGATGGAAGATCATCTCGGCGATATGGACTTTAAAGTCGCTGGAACACACGAAGGTGTCACAGCTTTACAAATGGATATGAAAATTGGCGGAATCACGCGTCAAATTCTTGAAGAAGCACTCGAACAAGCACGTCTTGGTCGCCTGCACATTCTTGAGCATATGCAAACTGTCATCGCTGAACCACGTGTCGAATTGTCGCAATACGCGCCGAAAATCGTCACACTCAAAATCAATCCAGATAAAATCCGTGATGTCATCGGACCTGGTGGTAAAGTCATCAACGGTATCATCGATGAAACTGGCGTTAAGATTGACATCGATCAAGACGGAACAGTCTTCATCGCTTCGACGGATCAAGCTGGCATTGATCGTGCCCGTCAATTGGTCGAAGATATCGTCCGTGAAGTCGTCATCGGAGAAGAGTTCGATGGAACGGTTCGTCGCGTTGAGAAATTCGGTGCATTCGTCGAATTGTTCAAAGGAAAAGACGCCCTCGTCCACATTTCGGAACTTGCACTTAACCGTGTTGGTCAAACGGAAGATGTCGTCAAACTTGGTGATAAGCTAAAAGTCCGTGTTACGGAAATCGATGACAAAGGTCGCGTTAACGCTTCGCACAAAGTCTTGCTCGTTGAAGGCTTAAGCGAAGAAGATCGTGCCGCATACGAAGAAAAGAAAAAGACAGAGCGTGAGAACCGCCCGCCACGCCGGGACCAGGGTTCACGCCCACCACGTGACGGACAACGTCCACCACGTCGTAACTAA
- a CDS encoding M15 family metallopeptidase — protein MKRGTIFGWIVFLLTMFAVGLFLAASMNRMPTILMDQPELGIESCPRDEAGENRLINASEANLKRLHPAVEAGAKDLIRVAHSCYNIDIKITQGYRSIQQQNALYEQGRSKAGEVVTNARGGESMHNYGLAIDFVQLVNGQISYDLEYDGNRSGKSDWREVADIGKALGFEWGGDWKRFVDYPHFEMTFGYSLDELKDGERPSRSEKAKRTEEVEDLLNT, from the coding sequence ATGAAACGGGGGACAATCTTCGGTTGGATCGTGTTTTTATTGACGATGTTTGCGGTTGGATTGTTTCTTGCGGCATCCATGAATCGGATGCCGACGATTTTAATGGATCAGCCGGAGCTCGGAATCGAGAGTTGTCCACGAGACGAAGCGGGTGAAAATCGGTTGATTAACGCAAGCGAAGCGAACCTGAAACGTCTCCACCCAGCTGTCGAAGCAGGAGCAAAAGATCTGATCCGTGTTGCCCACTCTTGCTACAATATCGACATCAAGATTACGCAAGGGTACCGCTCGATTCAGCAACAGAACGCGCTTTATGAACAGGGACGTTCTAAAGCGGGCGAAGTCGTCACGAATGCACGCGGTGGCGAATCAATGCATAATTATGGACTCGCCATCGATTTCGTACAGCTTGTGAATGGACAAATTTCGTACGATCTTGAGTACGATGGGAATCGGTCAGGGAAAAGTGACTGGCGTGAAGTCGCTGATATTGGTAAAGCACTTGGTTTCGAATGGGGAGGCGATTGGAAACGATTCGTCGACTATCCTCACTTCGAGATGACGTTCGGATATTCGCTTGACGAACTGAAGGATGGGGAACGTCCAAGTCGTTCGGAAAAAGCAAAACGAACGGAAGAAGTCGAAGACCTGTTGAATACATGA
- a CDS encoding M16 family metallopeptidase yields MIERIQLENGVRLIVERMPEARSVATGIFIQAGSRTEHIEEHGISHLIEHMMFKGTKRHTAKEIAVYFDRLGGNINAFTSKDQTCYYVKTLDEHAGEAFQVLSDMFLESTFDADELEKEKKVVIEEIKMYDDTPDDLVHELLAIAAYGEDVMARPILGTEESVLRIDRKMIGQYLEEAYAPDQIVISVAGNVTDELIAQITERMSILVSREKTRQTTSPRLQNGVIRKEKDTEQAHICYNFRAIPSADPRLPALALLNNAFGATMSSRLFQSIREERGLAYSVFSYYTTFDDHGTFTIYVGTSPESVEEVEQVLAAEINRLKQDGLSAKELEDGIEQLKGSLILGNEGTSSHMNRNARNELHLHRHPSLEEVLADVERIRPSDIEGLIQYIFSEEPAKAYILPADDDEEEA; encoded by the coding sequence ATGATCGAACGGATACAACTAGAAAACGGGGTTCGACTGATCGTCGAACGAATGCCAGAAGCACGCAGCGTTGCGACGGGCATCTTCATTCAAGCAGGAAGTCGAACAGAACACATCGAGGAGCATGGCATCAGTCATCTGATCGAACACATGATGTTCAAGGGAACGAAACGCCATACGGCAAAAGAGATTGCGGTTTACTTTGACCGACTTGGTGGAAATATTAATGCGTTCACGAGTAAGGATCAAACGTGTTATTACGTCAAGACATTGGATGAGCATGCGGGAGAAGCCTTCCAGGTGTTATCGGACATGTTCCTCGAATCGACGTTTGACGCAGATGAACTAGAAAAAGAGAAAAAGGTCGTCATCGAAGAGATTAAAATGTACGATGACACACCGGATGATCTCGTCCACGAACTGCTAGCGATCGCAGCATACGGTGAGGATGTCATGGCACGCCCGATTCTTGGAACGGAGGAGAGTGTGCTTCGGATTGATCGGAAGATGATTGGACAGTACCTTGAAGAAGCGTATGCACCGGATCAAATCGTCATTTCCGTTGCCGGAAACGTAACAGATGAGTTGATTGCGCAGATTACGGAGCGAATGTCGATTCTTGTATCACGCGAGAAAACACGTCAAACGACGTCACCAAGGTTACAAAATGGTGTGATTCGTAAGGAAAAGGATACGGAACAGGCACATATTTGTTATAATTTCCGTGCGATTCCTTCTGCTGATCCACGTTTGCCTGCCCTCGCCTTACTCAATAATGCATTCGGTGCAACGATGTCGAGTCGTTTGTTCCAATCGATTCGAGAGGAACGTGGTCTTGCCTACTCAGTCTTTTCTTATTACACGACGTTTGACGATCACGGAACGTTTACGATCTATGTCGGTACGTCACCGGAATCGGTTGAAGAAGTCGAACAGGTACTAGCAGCTGAAATTAATCGATTGAAGCAGGATGGATTATCAGCTAAGGAACTTGAAGATGGAATTGAGCAGCTGAAAGGCTCTCTCATCTTAGGAAACGAAGGTACTTCGAGCCATATGAACCGAAATGCACGGAATGAGTTGCACTTGCACCGTCATCCGTCACTTGAAGAAGTGTTAGCGGATGTCGAACGAATTCGTCCGTCGGATATCGAAGGATTAATTCAGTACATTTTTTCGGAGGAACCGGCAAAGGCCTATATTCTTCCGGCAGACGATGATGAAGAGGAAGCATGA
- a CDS encoding ribonuclease J gives MSKKKTEKVSVFALGGAGEIGKNMYVVELDEDIFVIDAGLMFPGDEMLGIDKVIPDISYLKENKERIQGIFITHGHEDHIGALSYVLRDLKVPVYGTRLTLGLIEHKLKEAGLLKKADLRPIDAKTKLTVAGHFITFFRVNHSIPDAVGVCIQTSQGAIVHTGDFKFDYTPVDGKQADFGKIAAIGQRGVLCLLSDSTNAERPGMSGSESIVGSELNDVIYEAPGRVIVASFASNIHRLQQVFAAAEANNRKVAVVGRSMVNNVEVAQRLNYLRFKQKTLIDLSDINRLDDNQVVILTTGSQGEPMAALTRMARNAHKQVNIRLNDTVVVAASPIPGNEKSVSKTIDLLFRAGANVIYNQRKVHVSGHGHAEDLKLMLNLIKPKFFLPIHGEFRMQKAHSRLAQTVGVNANNIFIIENGDVVEFEKRKARMSRKVNAGNVLIDGIGVGDVGNIVLRDRRLLSQDGVVLCVITISRKNKTIVSGPEIISRGFVYMRESEDMINEANRIVAKQLQGKLNGELDWTEMKSLIRDKLSAYLYEQTKRRPMILPIIMEI, from the coding sequence GTGTCAAAGAAGAAGACGGAAAAAGTAAGCGTCTTTGCTCTTGGTGGCGCCGGTGAGATCGGGAAGAACATGTACGTCGTCGAACTCGACGAGGACATCTTCGTCATCGATGCCGGATTAATGTTCCCAGGAGACGAGATGCTTGGAATCGATAAAGTCATTCCAGACATCAGTTATTTAAAAGAAAACAAAGAGCGGATTCAGGGGATTTTCATTACCCATGGTCACGAAGATCATATCGGGGCACTCAGTTACGTCTTACGTGACTTGAAGGTACCGGTTTACGGAACACGTTTAACGCTCGGTTTGATTGAACACAAATTAAAAGAAGCCGGTTTATTGAAAAAGGCAGATCTTCGTCCAATTGATGCCAAGACGAAATTAACCGTTGCAGGTCATTTTATTACGTTCTTCCGGGTCAACCATTCGATTCCGGATGCAGTCGGGGTTTGTATTCAAACGTCTCAAGGTGCTATCGTCCATACGGGGGATTTCAAGTTCGATTACACACCGGTCGATGGAAAACAGGCAGACTTCGGGAAAATTGCAGCGATTGGTCAACGGGGAGTACTTTGCTTACTGTCTGACTCGACGAATGCAGAGCGACCAGGGATGTCTGGATCAGAATCGATCGTCGGTTCTGAACTGAACGATGTCATCTATGAGGCACCAGGTCGTGTCATCGTCGCGTCATTCGCTTCAAATATCCATCGGTTGCAACAAGTGTTTGCAGCAGCAGAAGCGAACAATCGAAAAGTAGCAGTCGTCGGTCGGAGTATGGTCAACAACGTCGAAGTGGCACAGCGTTTGAATTACTTACGCTTCAAACAAAAAACATTGATTGATCTGTCTGACATCAATCGCCTCGACGATAACCAAGTTGTCATCTTGACGACAGGGTCGCAAGGTGAGCCGATGGCAGCTTTGACACGAATGGCACGTAACGCGCATAAGCAAGTCAATATTCGCTTGAACGATACGGTCGTTGTTGCAGCTTCGCCGATTCCAGGGAATGAAAAGTCGGTTTCGAAAACAATCGATCTATTATTCCGTGCAGGTGCGAACGTCATCTACAACCAACGAAAAGTACACGTGTCCGGTCACGGTCATGCAGAAGACTTAAAATTGATGCTTAACTTGATCAAACCGAAATTCTTCTTACCGATCCACGGGGAATTCCGGATGCAAAAGGCGCATAGTCGTCTGGCGCAAACAGTGGGTGTCAATGCGAACAACATCTTCATCATTGAAAATGGTGATGTCGTTGAGTTTGAGAAACGTAAAGCGCGGATGTCACGCAAGGTCAACGCTGGAAACGTCTTGATTGATGGAATTGGTGTCGGTGACGTCGGAAACATCGTTCTTCGCGATCGTCGCTTGTTGTCGCAAGATGGTGTCGTCCTCTGTGTTATTACGATTAGTCGGAAAAACAAGACGATCGTCTCGGGACCAGAAATCATCTCTCGCGGATTCGTGTACATGCGCGAATCAGAGGATATGATCAACGAAGCGAACCGAATCGTTGCGAAACAACTACAAGGTAAATTAAACGGAGAATTGGATTGGACGGAAATGAAATCGTTAATTCGAGATAAACTGAGTGCTTATCTTTACGAACAGACGAAACGCCGC
- the rpsO gene encoding 30S ribosomal protein S15: MALTKERKNEIIEAYATKQGDTGSPEVQVAVLTEQITTLNDHLRTHKKDHHSRRGLLKMVGRRRNLLTYLRNKDVARYRSLIERLGLRR, encoded by the coding sequence ATGGCACTCACAAAAGAACGTAAAAACGAAATTATCGAAGCATATGCTACGAAACAAGGCGATACTGGTTCGCCGGAAGTACAAGTTGCTGTTTTGACTGAACAAATCACAACTTTGAACGATCACTTACGTACACACAAAAAGGATCACCACTCACGTCGTGGTCTCTTGAAAATGGTCGGTCGTCGCCGTAACTTGCTCACATACCTTCGTAACAAGGATGTTGCACGTTACCGTTCGTTGATCGAGCGTCTTGGTCTCCGTCGCTAA
- a CDS encoding bifunctional riboflavin kinase/FAD synthetase, with protein sequence MDIIHLTYPEQPQKAPAVIALGFFDGVHLGHQQVIAAARKEAEARRLPLAVMTFDPHPKQVLGKGDEPVRYITPLERKLEKIEQLGADRVYVIEFTIPFSELSPQAFVDEYLIASGAEHVVAGFDYSYGRFGAGKMTTLDFHSRGTFTHTVVAEFQEEAEKISSTRIRRLLAAGEVEQAAHLLGEPYQIKGTIIHGDARGRQIGFPTANMRPEFSYVIPKLGVYATFVRLADGRRFKAMTNVGRRPTFYETGDVSIETHLLDFDEDLYGQELTLEWIAYLRDEKAFNGIDQLKEQLARDREEANARLSV encoded by the coding sequence ATGGACATCATACATTTGACATATCCGGAACAGCCTCAAAAAGCCCCTGCTGTCATCGCACTCGGCTTTTTCGACGGCGTACATCTCGGGCATCAGCAAGTCATCGCAGCAGCTCGGAAAGAGGCGGAGGCTCGTCGCCTTCCTTTAGCTGTCATGACGTTTGATCCGCATCCGAAACAAGTACTTGGTAAAGGCGACGAACCGGTCCGTTACATCACGCCGCTTGAACGTAAATTAGAGAAAATCGAACAGCTCGGTGCCGATCGAGTTTACGTGATCGAGTTTACGATTCCCTTCTCGGAATTGTCACCGCAAGCTTTCGTTGACGAATATCTGATTGCGTCCGGTGCAGAACACGTTGTCGCTGGATTTGATTATTCCTATGGTCGTTTCGGAGCAGGCAAAATGACGACACTTGATTTCCACAGTCGGGGTACGTTTACACACACCGTCGTAGCAGAATTTCAAGAAGAAGCGGAAAAAATCAGTTCGACCCGGATTCGTCGTTTACTTGCTGCGGGTGAAGTCGAACAGGCTGCGCATTTACTCGGTGAACCCTATCAAATCAAAGGAACAATCATTCACGGTGACGCACGTGGGCGGCAAATCGGCTTTCCGACAGCCAACATGCGCCCTGAATTTTCTTACGTCATTCCGAAACTCGGTGTGTATGCGACATTCGTTCGCTTAGCAGACGGTCGTCGGTTCAAGGCGATGACGAATGTCGGGAGACGGCCGACATTCTATGAGACGGGAGACGTCAGTATCGAGACACATCTCCTTGATTTTGACGAAGACCTCTATGGTCAAGAGCTGACACTTGAATGGATTGCTTATCTACGTGATGAAAAAGCATTTAACGGTATCGATCAATTGAAAGAACAATTAGCGCGTGATCGCGAAGAGGCAAATGCACGATTAAGCGTTTGA
- a CDS encoding lipid II:glycine glycyltransferase FemX, producing MTYQPIVVTIDQFETFVKTHPKGDLLQLPAWGEVKSATGWTHERIAVGTTSGEIAGVGLLLFKKVPKLPFTLCYAPRGFVVDYTDTDALRALRDEAIRVAKQHKAIAIKFDPNVEREEYPGLLQEMQELGFKHNGFGGGFDYAQPRFTMETSLEGTEKEIFDGFHSKFRYNVRLAERKGIVCEQVDREGLKTFAKLMVETGERDGFSIRGLDYFENLYDHLHPQGDAVLFLTKLDVVRALENTEALLLQADKELSKIHRQLEKETAEKKLKSLNNRLEQTTAQIEKAEKSKTELMTIAAKHPNGVILSGGLLTLAGRRSYYLYGASSNEYREFMPNHLMQWTMMQYAKEHGALSYDFGGVSGSTDPDDHYAGLYAFKSGWGSRMIEKIGEFDYVLNRPLYLLLETGLPILQKLRKKLRR from the coding sequence GTGACTTATCAACCAATCGTTGTAACCATAGATCAATTTGAAACATTCGTAAAAACACATCCAAAAGGCGATTTACTTCAGCTTCCAGCGTGGGGCGAAGTCAAGAGCGCAACTGGATGGACACATGAACGCATTGCGGTCGGAACGACTTCCGGTGAGATTGCCGGAGTCGGGCTGCTCTTATTCAAGAAAGTACCGAAGTTACCGTTTACGCTTTGTTATGCGCCACGTGGTTTCGTCGTCGATTATACGGATACGGACGCACTCCGTGCCCTTCGTGACGAAGCGATTCGTGTCGCAAAACAACATAAGGCGATTGCGATTAAATTTGATCCAAACGTCGAGCGAGAAGAATATCCTGGACTGTTACAGGAGATGCAAGAACTCGGGTTCAAACATAATGGCTTCGGTGGTGGCTTTGACTATGCGCAACCACGCTTTACGATGGAGACGAGTCTTGAAGGGACAGAAAAAGAAATCTTCGACGGTTTCCATTCGAAGTTTCGTTATAATGTCCGCCTTGCTGAACGCAAAGGTATCGTTTGCGAACAAGTCGATCGCGAAGGACTCAAAACATTTGCGAAACTGATGGTCGAGACGGGCGAGCGGGATGGTTTCTCGATCCGTGGTCTGGATTACTTCGAAAATCTTTACGATCATCTGCATCCACAAGGGGACGCTGTTTTGTTCTTAACGAAACTCGACGTCGTTCGGGCGCTTGAAAACACGGAAGCGTTATTGCTTCAAGCGGATAAGGAACTCTCGAAGATTCATCGTCAGCTCGAGAAAGAAACAGCTGAGAAGAAGTTGAAGAGCTTAAACAATCGCTTGGAACAGACGACGGCACAAATCGAAAAAGCAGAGAAGTCGAAGACGGAATTGATGACGATTGCTGCGAAACATCCAAACGGTGTCATCTTATCTGGTGGTTTATTGACGCTTGCCGGTCGCCGGTCGTATTACTTATACGGCGCATCGTCAAACGAGTACCGGGAGTTCATGCCGAACCACTTGATGCAATGGACGATGATGCAATATGCAAAAGAACATGGTGCGCTCTCATATGACTTCGGTGGAGTCAGTGGTTCGACAGACCCGGATGATCATTACGCGGGACTCTATGCTTTTAAATCAGGTTGGGGTAGTCGGATGATCGAAAAGATTGGTGAGTTCGATTACGTGCTCAATCGTCCCTTGTATCTATTACTTGAAACAGGATTACCGATTCTACAAAAACTTCGGAAGAAACTTCGCCGCTAA
- the truB gene encoding tRNA pseudouridine(55) synthase TruB has protein sequence MEPIGVLPLDKPAGMTSHDCVFRLRRLFQTKKVGHTGTLDPEVTGVLPICLGRATKLARFITDEGKRYAAEVTIGFATTTEDAHGETVRETAVEPGSITEEAIADILTQLTGEIEQTPPYYSAVKVNGKKLYEYARKGIEVERPTRIVRIDRLERTSDIVFEDGLCRFRLDIACGKGTYIRTLAVEIGERLGYAAHMSELRRTGSGAIAETDTVTLETLESYETVEERMQHVLPIEHVIQKWPRLTVDASTAQRVLNGAKLTSIPVEFELFTVYNEEDVPLALYRRLPEEQVARVEVMLQID, from the coding sequence GTGGAACCTATCGGAGTATTACCGTTAGATAAACCAGCGGGTATGACGAGTCACGATTGTGTCTTTCGTCTACGTCGCTTGTTTCAGACGAAAAAAGTTGGACATACAGGGACACTCGACCCGGAAGTAACGGGAGTCTTACCGATTTGTCTTGGTCGAGCGACGAAGCTTGCCCGCTTCATCACGGATGAAGGAAAGCGCTACGCAGCAGAAGTGACGATCGGCTTTGCGACGACAACGGAAGATGCGCACGGAGAAACAGTTCGCGAAACAGCGGTTGAACCGGGAAGTATTACCGAGGAAGCAATTGCGGACATCTTGACTCAATTGACAGGAGAGATCGAGCAGACACCACCATATTATTCAGCTGTTAAAGTGAATGGGAAAAAATTATATGAATATGCCCGAAAAGGAATTGAAGTTGAGCGTCCGACGCGCATCGTCCGCATCGATCGACTAGAACGAACATCAGATATTGTATTTGAAGACGGTCTCTGTCGCTTCCGTCTTGATATCGCTTGTGGAAAAGGGACGTATATTCGGACATTAGCGGTCGAGATCGGAGAACGACTTGGTTACGCGGCACACATGAGTGAACTACGCCGGACAGGCTCTGGCGCCATCGCTGAGACGGATACCGTGACACTTGAGACGCTTGAATCGTATGAGACGGTTGAAGAACGGATGCAACACGTTCTACCGATTGAACACGTCATTCAAAAATGGCCACGCTTGACAGTCGATGCGTCGACAGCACAGCGTGTCTTAAATGGAGCGAAGCTGACGAGCATTCCAGTCGAATTCGAGCTGTTTACTGTCTATAATGAAGAAGACGTACCTTTAGCGCTATATCGACGTCTTCCAGAAGAACAGGTAGCACGCGTCGAGGTCATGCTACAAATCGATTAA
- a CDS encoding UDP-N-acetylmuramoyl-L-alanyl-D-glutamate--2,6-diaminopimelate ligase, whose translation MNLAELIQVIQTQKIERMVEVDVTSITTDSRDVKPGTLFVAIKGYTVDGHDYAKQAEAQGAVAIVAEQPVDVSIPVILVRSTSRAIAELAGKFYDYPSEKMRMIGITGTNGKTTTTTIVRDILAHLGRKTGIIGTVEVKIGDRVVPSRNTTPQSSELQAFLHQMHEEDVQDVIMEVSSHGLELGRVTGVDYDVAGFTNLTHDHLDFHKTFENYARAKGLLFAQLGQRLTTEKVAVLNADDKTSELYEMMTGARVMTYGIDNMADLRATNINQSLQQTTFTMLYKEEQVDVTANFIGRFNVYNLLLATGILLSCGYDLATIAGAISAIRPAKGRMQRLPIDGYNVYVDYAHTPDGIEQCLKALVDVPKENIVFLIGTGGNRDVTKRPKMGELASTYAGTVVITTDDPRYEAYESITSGIAKGMTHDQFVEIGDREEAVRYAARLARPDNIVILAGKGHEKYQIIGDEKIPLDEEVIVKEMIRQMEEQK comes from the coding sequence TTGAATTTAGCTGAACTGATTCAAGTCATACAGACGCAAAAAATCGAACGAATGGTAGAGGTGGATGTTACGTCCATCACGACCGATTCACGGGATGTTAAACCGGGAACATTGTTCGTTGCCATCAAAGGGTACACTGTTGATGGGCACGACTATGCCAAACAGGCGGAAGCACAAGGAGCGGTCGCAATTGTTGCAGAACAACCGGTCGACGTGTCGATTCCTGTCATTCTTGTTCGCAGTACATCACGTGCCATTGCCGAGTTGGCTGGCAAATTCTATGATTATCCTTCTGAAAAGATGCGGATGATCGGTATTACAGGAACGAATGGGAAAACGACGACGACGACGATCGTCCGTGATATATTAGCGCACCTTGGTCGGAAGACGGGCATCATCGGGACGGTTGAAGTCAAGATTGGTGACCGCGTCGTACCAAGCCGTAATACGACACCTCAAAGTTCTGAACTGCAAGCCTTTCTCCACCAGATGCACGAAGAAGATGTCCAAGATGTCATCATGGAAGTATCTTCGCATGGATTAGAGCTTGGCCGGGTGACGGGTGTGGATTACGACGTCGCTGGATTTACGAATTTAACGCATGACCACCTCGATTTTCATAAAACGTTTGAAAATTACGCGCGCGCAAAAGGGTTGTTATTCGCACAACTTGGACAACGGCTGACGACAGAAAAAGTCGCAGTTTTGAACGCCGATGATAAAACGAGTGAACTGTATGAGATGATGACAGGCGCTCGTGTCATGACGTACGGTATTGACAATATGGCGGATCTTCGAGCGACGAACATTAATCAGTCGCTTCAACAAACGACATTCACGATGCTGTACAAGGAAGAACAAGTCGATGTCACGGCGAACTTCATCGGTCGTTTTAATGTCTACAATCTGTTGTTAGCAACTGGTATTCTTTTGTCTTGCGGATATGATTTAGCGACGATTGCAGGAGCCATCTCAGCGATCCGTCCGGCAAAAGGGCGGATGCAACGTTTGCCGATCGACGGGTATAACGTCTATGTCGATTATGCACATACGCCAGACGGTATTGAACAATGTCTGAAAGCACTTGTCGACGTACCGAAAGAGAATATCGTGTTCCTGATCGGAACAGGTGGAAACCGTGACGTGACGAAACGACCGAAGATGGGTGAACTTGCTTCGACCTATGCAGGAACAGTTGTCATCACGACGGATGATCCACGGTATGAAGCATATGAGTCGATTACGTCCGGCATTGCAAAAGGGATGACACACGATCAATTCGTCGAAATCGGCGATCGAGAAGAGGCAGTCCGTTACGCAGCCCGTCTTGCGCGACCAGACAATATCGTCATCTTAGCCGGTAAGGGCCATGAAAAATATCAAATCATTGGGGATGAGAAAATCCCTCTCGATGAGGAAGTCATCGTCAAAGAGATGATACGGCAAATGGAGGAACAGAAGTGA